The proteins below come from a single Burkholderia contaminans genomic window:
- a CDS encoding helix-turn-helix transcriptional regulator: protein MSSTSFASSRRHPPVLVPGNHPGVVHIDAGMKLMSGTLCSDSRDWYEEPLEKGLKLVLVQSGQLRCRVPGQPEQCIKGPGLCVIANDGEFTTHQIYDRDMPLRYTIVQLGLDALDRNLSLLPEKMLAPTGGDPRIVSCPASKALQALAVQIATCPFEGAVREYYLKAKAFELTALSAQLLATQRQFAPADVRVTSSDVERVYAASDILTRELQQPPTLDALAGRVGMNSRKLTAGFRKVFGTSVYAYLQEYRLRTAHAMLCAEDANVSTVAYRVGYSPAHFSIAFRKRYGISPSDIRASSNAIDDVEMARAAI, encoded by the coding sequence ATGAGCTCGACCTCCTTCGCTTCGTCACGACGTCACCCGCCGGTGCTCGTGCCCGGCAATCATCCGGGCGTGGTGCACATCGACGCGGGCATGAAACTCATGAGCGGCACGCTGTGCTCGGATAGCCGCGACTGGTACGAGGAGCCGCTCGAAAAAGGGCTGAAGCTCGTCCTCGTGCAGAGCGGGCAGTTGCGCTGCCGCGTGCCGGGCCAGCCCGAGCAGTGCATCAAGGGGCCGGGCCTGTGCGTGATCGCCAACGACGGCGAATTCACGACGCACCAGATCTACGATCGCGACATGCCGCTGCGCTACACGATCGTGCAGCTCGGCCTCGACGCGCTCGACCGCAACCTGAGCCTGTTGCCGGAGAAGATGCTCGCGCCGACGGGCGGCGACCCGCGCATCGTCAGTTGCCCGGCGTCGAAGGCGCTGCAGGCGCTCGCGGTGCAGATCGCGACGTGCCCGTTCGAAGGCGCGGTTCGCGAGTACTACCTGAAGGCCAAGGCATTCGAACTGACGGCGTTGAGCGCGCAACTGCTGGCGACGCAGCGGCAGTTCGCGCCGGCCGACGTGCGCGTCACGTCGTCGGACGTCGAGCGCGTGTATGCGGCGAGCGACATCCTGACGCGCGAGCTCCAGCAGCCGCCCACACTCGATGCGCTCGCCGGCAGGGTGGGGATGAATTCGCGCAAGCTGACGGCCGGTTTTCGCAAGGTGTTCGGCACGAGCGTGTACGCGTATCTGCAGGAATACCGGCTGCGGACCGCGCACGCGATGCTGTGCGCGGAGGACGCGAACGTGTCGACCGTGGCGTACCGCGTCGGCTACAGCCCGGCCCATTTTTCGATCGCGTTCCGCAAGCGCTACGGCATTTCGCCGAGCGATATTCGTGCGTCGTCGAACGCGATCGACGACGTCGAGATGGCGCGCGCGGCAATCTAA
- a CDS encoding isochorismate synthase: MNAGLPLLHDTFARGARRAADTGTPTLASVSVPLRPLDFFDLIAAWDDGATPWFFHEAGDASVTLFGWDGALELTATGDTRFAQIDARWHTLVRDAVMAGPQPPRLVGGFRFDSHGPRSTHWAPFPDASMTVAKLLVVREGDAHWAVCQHVVAAHDDPAALAHACLARIESLGTLAAAHDDDAPHLLHTQALQASEWQHEVRRAVDAIRGGRFGKVVLARDVLDQYARPVAVAPLLRRLRKRDAHAHLFAVRREGACFVGATPERLARVAAGDVRTHALAGTIRRGATPDDDRALGAALMDSAKERLEHALVVDAIRAALAPLSRILDVPGQPSLHRLPRLQHLSTPIRATLKADATLLQVVAALHPTPAVAGHPRAEALDHIRAHEGFDRGWYAAPVGWIDAHGNGDFIVALRSALVEGGACRLFAGCGIVADSEPVNEYQETELKLSGMQAAIRVRDAAAEANASGAAKVSTSSTVE, encoded by the coding sequence ATGAACGCCGGCCTCCCGCTGCTGCACGACACGTTCGCCCGTGGCGCCCGCCGCGCCGCCGACACCGGCACGCCGACGCTCGCGTCGGTGTCGGTACCGCTACGCCCGCTCGACTTCTTCGACCTGATCGCCGCGTGGGACGACGGCGCCACACCGTGGTTCTTCCACGAAGCCGGCGATGCGTCCGTCACGCTGTTCGGCTGGGACGGCGCGCTCGAGCTGACCGCCACCGGGGACACGCGCTTCGCGCAGATCGATGCGCGCTGGCACACGCTCGTTCGCGATGCGGTGATGGCCGGCCCGCAGCCGCCGCGCCTCGTCGGCGGCTTCCGGTTCGATTCGCATGGTCCACGCAGCACACACTGGGCGCCGTTTCCCGATGCAAGCATGACTGTGGCAAAGCTGCTGGTCGTGCGCGAAGGCGATGCGCACTGGGCCGTCTGCCAGCACGTCGTCGCCGCGCACGACGATCCGGCCGCCCTCGCGCATGCGTGCCTCGCACGCATCGAGTCGCTCGGCACGCTCGCTGCCGCCCATGACGACGATGCGCCGCACCTGCTGCACACGCAGGCGCTGCAGGCGAGCGAATGGCAGCACGAAGTCCGGCGGGCGGTGGACGCGATCCGCGGCGGCAGGTTCGGCAAGGTCGTGCTCGCGCGCGACGTGCTCGACCAGTACGCGCGGCCCGTTGCCGTCGCGCCGCTGCTGCGCCGGCTACGCAAGCGCGACGCGCACGCGCACCTGTTCGCGGTCCGTCGTGAAGGAGCCTGCTTCGTCGGCGCGACGCCGGAACGGCTCGCGCGTGTCGCGGCCGGCGACGTGCGCACGCATGCGCTGGCCGGGACGATCCGGCGCGGCGCCACGCCCGACGACGATCGCGCCCTCGGCGCGGCCTTGATGGATTCCGCGAAGGAACGGCTCGAACACGCGCTCGTCGTCGACGCGATCCGCGCGGCGCTGGCGCCGCTGTCGCGCATACTCGACGTGCCCGGGCAACCGTCGCTGCACCGGCTGCCGAGGCTGCAGCACCTGAGCACGCCGATCCGCGCGACGCTGAAGGCGGATGCGACGCTGCTGCAGGTCGTTGCGGCATTACATCCGACGCCCGCGGTGGCCGGCCATCCGCGCGCCGAAGCGCTCGACCACATCCGTGCGCATGAAGGCTTCGATCGCGGCTGGTACGCGGCGCCCGTCGGCTGGATCGACGCGCACGGCAACGGCGACTTCATCGTCGCGCTGCGCTCCGCGCTGGTCGAGGGCGGCGCCTGCCGGTTGTTCGCGGGCTGCGGCATCGTCGCCGATTCCGAGCCGGTCAACGAATATCAGGAGACCGAACTCAAGTTGTCGGGCATGCAGGCGGCGATCCGCGTGCGCGATGCGGCAGCGGAAGCCAACGCAAGTGGCGCGGCAAAGGTGTCGACTTCGTCGACGGTCGAGTAA
- a CDS encoding non-ribosomal peptide synthetase — translation MSQTSVDSSIDHSDPSRFSPIAFRSQLVAMIAELLDEPVDEIASLDDDEDLLSCGLDSIRLMYLQTRVNRLGYALTFDALARTPTLGAWAELLANAPRVAPAAPDVDAAEVVEVDVHAPFDLSAVQQAYWLGRGDGEVLGNVSCHAFLEFRSRAIDPVRLDAACRLVRERHPMLRARFTGGRQQIVAAPDAPVFAHADWRGRTAVDAETEWVSLRARRSHECLDVEHAQVFMMGLVQMPGGEDRVWLSVDLLAADVDSVRLLMQEIGAAYAEPSALPDAPSTWFPAWLARRAAETSDARAAARDAWQARLATLPEGPALPLARAPETIRAPRFSRIAHTLSTAELARLQARAAQHGVTLSSVFGAAFAAVLARWSGRHTFLLNVPLFDRHGDAPDLGRVIADFTTLLLVECDLRADASAADTVRAFQNRLHGAIAQAAYPALDVLRDARRQGTPRAAPVVFSCNLGDAPFVPDAFARVFGNLHDMISQTPQVWLDHQLYRVPDGALLAWDSVDGLFPDGMIDAMFGAYVALVQALCDRDWRLPIVVELPSAQRRVRDALNAVPAPGRPRTLHADFFALAAREPAAVSLRYGEQAVTRGELAAQALAIAGGLRAAGIGHGDAVEISLPRGPAQVAAVFGVLAAGACYVPLDIAQPAARKALIERAAGVEATIGDATLADAALPHFGVAALMRHEPLAAPLAVAPQATAYVIYTSGSTGVPKGVEMTHAAALNTIDAIDALLGLSAQDRLLAVSALDFDLSVYDLFGVLGAGAELVLPTQDDARDAARWIELIAQHRVTLWNSAPALLEMALAVPAAADACRSVRAALLSGDWIALDLPARLRERCGDACVFHALGGATEAGIWSNVQTVRDVPPHWRSIPYGRPLPGQAYRVVDADGRDVPDYVPGELLIGGDSLARGYRNDPELTAQRFVQQASGRWYRTGDRGRYWPDGTLEFLGREDRQVKVRGHRIELGEIEAALAAHPLIDGACASVVGGEAARIAAAFVPVDRASDATLPSPALADADVADTVHAEAAVARAVADRLLDGDAALPPSLRAHRHAKEHVSMSIDGALDLLGWHAADLDDLAGALRALAADREGAARRVPLDPRIAPLAFAARLPDGARVLREFGDALQAQAAVCTEPLRVAVLDARAGQWFDAGLGVLDDPRFDVTLFDASPGLLHNAQAYFTQTMPTLQTMQDGLLPVRHLGRFDCVISFAAAHLRDDPRDTFRIAAALLAQHGRLLFADVLRDSPLRELVAGVTGDASLPRPFAHDALASAAHACGFALEASRSWRSTAVACIDARHVGEPVAQAALADWLHDRLPDAMRPDALWCIARWPLNANGKIDRRAVGDALARALGDAPAAHDAFVPADDRQATLLACWEHALGRPANARDATFFALGGDSLLATRLLAQLRERLGVRVGMATFYRQPTLAGLAARLDEAAPAEGDAPVATIEEGVL, via the coding sequence ATGAGCCAGACCTCTGTCGATTCCAGCATCGATCATTCCGACCCTTCCCGTTTTTCTCCCATAGCCTTTCGCTCGCAGCTCGTCGCGATGATCGCCGAGCTGCTCGACGAGCCCGTCGACGAAATCGCGTCGCTCGACGATGACGAGGACCTGCTGAGCTGCGGCCTCGATTCGATCCGGCTGATGTATCTGCAGACGCGCGTGAACCGCCTTGGCTACGCGCTGACGTTCGATGCGCTCGCGCGCACGCCGACGCTCGGCGCGTGGGCCGAACTCCTTGCGAATGCGCCGCGCGTCGCCCCCGCGGCGCCTGACGTCGACGCGGCCGAGGTCGTCGAGGTCGACGTGCATGCGCCGTTCGACTTGTCCGCGGTGCAGCAGGCGTACTGGCTTGGCCGCGGCGATGGCGAAGTGCTCGGCAACGTGAGCTGTCACGCGTTCCTCGAATTTCGTAGCCGCGCGATCGATCCCGTTCGTCTCGATGCGGCATGCCGGCTCGTGCGCGAGCGCCATCCGATGCTGCGTGCGCGCTTCACTGGGGGCCGCCAGCAGATCGTCGCGGCGCCGGACGCGCCGGTGTTCGCGCATGCGGACTGGCGCGGCAGGACGGCCGTCGATGCGGAAACCGAATGGGTGTCGCTGCGCGCGCGCCGGTCGCACGAATGTCTCGACGTCGAGCACGCGCAGGTCTTCATGATGGGGCTCGTGCAGATGCCCGGCGGCGAGGACCGCGTATGGCTGAGCGTCGACCTGCTCGCGGCCGACGTGGACAGCGTGCGGTTGCTGATGCAGGAGATCGGTGCCGCGTATGCCGAGCCGTCGGCATTGCCCGACGCGCCGTCGACGTGGTTCCCGGCCTGGCTCGCGCGTCGCGCGGCCGAAACGAGCGATGCGCGGGCCGCGGCGCGCGACGCGTGGCAGGCGCGGCTCGCCACGCTGCCGGAAGGGCCGGCGCTGCCGCTCGCCCGTGCGCCGGAAACGATCCGTGCGCCGCGTTTCAGCCGCATCGCGCATACGCTGAGCACGGCCGAACTCGCGCGCCTGCAGGCGCGGGCCGCGCAGCATGGCGTCACGTTGTCGTCAGTGTTCGGCGCGGCGTTCGCCGCGGTGCTCGCGCGCTGGAGTGGCCGTCACACGTTCCTGCTCAACGTGCCGCTGTTCGACCGGCACGGTGATGCGCCCGATCTCGGCCGCGTGATCGCCGATTTCACGACGCTGCTGCTCGTCGAATGCGACCTGCGCGCCGACGCGAGCGCGGCCGATACGGTGCGCGCGTTCCAGAATCGGCTGCACGGTGCGATCGCGCAGGCCGCGTATCCGGCGCTCGACGTGCTGCGCGATGCGCGCCGGCAAGGCACGCCGCGCGCGGCGCCTGTCGTGTTCTCGTGCAATCTCGGCGACGCACCGTTCGTGCCCGACGCATTCGCGCGCGTGTTCGGCAATCTGCACGACATGATTTCGCAGACGCCGCAGGTGTGGCTCGACCATCAGCTCTACCGTGTGCCGGACGGCGCGCTGCTCGCGTGGGACAGCGTCGACGGCCTGTTTCCCGACGGGATGATCGACGCGATGTTCGGCGCGTATGTCGCGCTCGTGCAGGCGCTGTGCGATCGCGACTGGCGGCTGCCGATCGTCGTCGAGCTGCCGTCCGCGCAGCGTCGCGTACGCGATGCGCTCAACGCGGTGCCCGCGCCCGGGCGGCCGCGCACGCTGCATGCCGACTTCTTCGCATTGGCCGCGCGTGAGCCGGCGGCCGTTTCGTTGCGGTACGGCGAGCAAGCGGTGACGCGCGGCGAACTGGCCGCGCAGGCGCTTGCGATCGCGGGCGGCTTGCGTGCGGCCGGCATCGGGCACGGCGACGCTGTCGAGATCAGTCTGCCGCGCGGGCCTGCCCAGGTAGCCGCGGTGTTCGGTGTGCTGGCCGCCGGCGCGTGCTACGTACCACTCGATATCGCGCAGCCGGCCGCGCGCAAGGCGTTGATCGAACGCGCGGCCGGTGTAGAGGCCACGATCGGCGACGCGACGCTCGCCGATGCAGCATTGCCGCATTTCGGCGTCGCGGCGTTGATGCGGCACGAACCGCTGGCCGCGCCGCTCGCAGTGGCGCCGCAGGCTACCGCGTACGTGATCTACACGTCCGGTTCGACGGGCGTGCCGAAGGGTGTCGAGATGACGCATGCGGCGGCACTCAACACGATCGATGCGATCGATGCGCTGCTCGGCCTGAGTGCGCAGGACCGGCTGCTCGCGGTATCGGCGCTCGATTTCGACCTGTCGGTGTATGACCTGTTCGGCGTGCTCGGTGCCGGTGCCGAGCTTGTGTTGCCGACCCAGGATGACGCGCGCGACGCGGCGCGCTGGATCGAGCTGATCGCGCAGCATCGCGTAACGCTGTGGAATTCCGCGCCCGCGCTGCTGGAGATGGCGCTGGCGGTGCCGGCCGCGGCCGACGCGTGCCGCAGCGTGCGCGCGGCGCTGCTGTCCGGCGACTGGATCGCACTCGATCTTCCGGCGCGCTTGCGCGAACGATGTGGCGACGCATGCGTGTTCCATGCGCTCGGCGGCGCGACCGAGGCCGGCATCTGGTCGAACGTACAGACGGTGCGCGACGTGCCGCCGCACTGGCGTTCGATTCCGTATGGCCGGCCGTTGCCGGGGCAGGCCTATCGTGTCGTGGACGCTGACGGCCGCGATGTACCCGACTATGTGCCGGGCGAACTGCTGATCGGTGGCGACAGCCTCGCACGCGGCTACCGGAACGATCCCGAGCTGACTGCGCAGCGCTTCGTGCAGCAAGCGTCGGGCCGCTGGTATCGCACGGGCGACAGGGGCCGCTACTGGCCCGACGGTACGCTCGAGTTCCTGGGGCGCGAGGATCGCCAGGTGAAGGTGCGCGGGCACCGGATCGAACTGGGCGAGATCGAGGCCGCGCTGGCCGCGCATCCGCTGATCGACGGTGCGTGTGCGAGCGTGGTCGGCGGCGAGGCTGCGCGCATTGCCGCGGCATTCGTGCCGGTCGATCGCGCATCGGATGCAACGCTGCCATCGCCTGCGCTCGCGGACGCGGACGTTGCCGATACGGTGCACGCGGAAGCGGCCGTCGCGCGTGCAGTCGCCGATCGGCTGCTCGACGGCGATGCGGCCTTGCCGCCGTCGTTGCGTGCGCATCGGCATGCAAAGGAGCACGTATCGATGTCGATCGACGGCGCGCTCGATCTGCTCGGCTGGCATGCCGCCGATCTCGACGACCTGGCCGGAGCGCTGCGTGCGCTCGCCGCGGACCGGGAAGGCGCCGCGCGGCGAGTCCCGCTCGATCCGAGGATCGCACCGCTGGCGTTCGCGGCACGCCTGCCGGATGGCGCACGCGTGCTGCGCGAGTTTGGTGATGCGCTGCAGGCCCAGGCCGCCGTATGCACTGAACCGTTGCGCGTCGCGGTGCTCGACGCGCGCGCCGGGCAATGGTTCGATGCGGGGCTCGGCGTGCTCGACGATCCGCGCTTCGACGTGACGCTGTTCGACGCGTCGCCGGGTCTGCTGCACAACGCGCAGGCGTACTTCACACAAACGATGCCGACGTTGCAGACGATGCAGGACGGCCTGCTGCCCGTTCGCCATCTCGGCCGGTTCGATTGCGTGATCAGCTTCGCCGCGGCGCACCTGCGTGACGATCCGCGCGATACGTTCAGAATCGCGGCAGCGTTGCTGGCACAGCATGGCCGCTTGCTGTTCGCCGACGTGCTGCGCGATTCGCCGCTGCGCGAACTCGTTGCGGGCGTGACGGGCGATGCGTCGTTGCCGCGGCCGTTTGCACACGATGCGCTGGCGTCGGCGGCACACGCATGCGGCTTTGCGCTGGAAGCGTCACGGAGCTGGCGCTCGACTGCCGTTGCCTGTATCGACGCGCGCCATGTTGGCGAGCCGGTCGCGCAAGCGGCGCTGGCCGACTGGCTGCATGACCGGTTACCTGACGCGATGCGTCCCGATGCGCTGTGGTGCATCGCACGCTGGCCGCTCAACGCGAATGGCAAGATCGATCGGCGAGCGGTGGGAGACGCGCTCGCGCGAGCGCTCGGCGACGCACCGGCCGCACACGATGCGTTCGTGCCGGCCGACGACCGGCAGGCGACGCTGCTCGCGTGCTGGGAGCACGCACTCGGCCGCCCGGCGAATGCGCGCGACGCGACGTTCTTCGCGCTCGGCGGCGACAGCCTGCTCGCGACGCGCCTGCTCGCGCAACTGCGCGAGCGGCTCGGCGTGCGGGTCGGGATGGCGACGTTCTACCGGCAGCCGACGCTCGCGGGTCTTGCCGCGCGGCTCGACGAGGCCGCGCCGGCCGAAGGCGACGCGCCGGTTGCGACGATCGAGGAGGGCGTGCTGTGA
- a CDS encoding isochorismate lyase: MKTPDACTGLPDIREAIDRLDADIIDALGQRMQYVKAASRFKPDEASIAAPERVAAMLPDRRRWAEQAGLDADYVETLFSGLIAWYIAQQTQYWRHQRGLA; encoded by the coding sequence ATGAAGACACCGGACGCCTGCACGGGGCTGCCCGACATTCGCGAAGCCATCGATCGCCTCGACGCCGACATCATCGATGCGCTAGGCCAGCGCATGCAGTACGTGAAGGCTGCGTCGCGCTTCAAGCCCGACGAAGCGAGCATCGCCGCGCCGGAACGGGTGGCCGCGATGCTGCCCGACCGGCGCCGCTGGGCCGAACAGGCCGGCCTCGACGCCGACTACGTCGAGACGCTGTTCTCGGGCCTGATCGCGTGGTACATCGCGCAGCAAACGCAGTATTGGCGGCATCAGCGGGGGCTCGCATGA
- a CDS encoding thioesterase II family protein encodes MSARPTDSNWIRELRLSPCPRAQLVCFPHAGGTANFFRGWSRALPWDVDLLALQYPGREERFGEPCLTSIDALAGPAADALQRYAHAPLVLFGHSLGAALAYEVAARLEARGAAPLYLAVSALPPPHRQRPSDLHLQSDDALVGDVARLSGEHAALLADPEMRAIYLPMIRNDYRAIETYRRDRPPRLDTPLGVMLPLTDSELDNDEARAWQDVASRPIRIETFSGDHFYLRHQYPAVIAHLVERIDHSLRYGKEYT; translated from the coding sequence ATGAGCGCACGCCCGACCGATTCGAACTGGATCCGCGAACTGCGCTTGTCGCCTTGCCCGCGCGCGCAGCTCGTCTGCTTCCCGCACGCCGGCGGCACCGCGAATTTCTTTCGCGGCTGGAGCCGCGCGCTGCCGTGGGACGTCGACCTGCTCGCGCTGCAGTATCCGGGCCGCGAGGAACGCTTCGGCGAGCCGTGCCTGACGTCGATCGACGCACTCGCCGGCCCCGCCGCGGATGCACTGCAACGCTATGCCCACGCGCCGCTCGTGCTGTTCGGGCACAGCCTCGGCGCGGCGCTCGCGTACGAGGTGGCAGCGCGGCTCGAAGCGCGTGGCGCGGCGCCGCTCTACCTGGCCGTGTCCGCGCTGCCGCCGCCGCATCGCCAGCGCCCGTCGGACCTGCACCTGCAATCCGACGACGCGCTCGTGGGCGATGTCGCGCGGCTGTCCGGCGAGCACGCCGCGCTGCTCGCCGATCCGGAAATGCGCGCGATCTACCTGCCGATGATCCGCAACGACTACCGCGCGATCGAGACGTATCGCCGCGACCGGCCGCCACGGCTCGATACGCCGCTCGGCGTGATGCTGCCGCTTACCGATTCCGAGCTCGACAACGACGAGGCGCGCGCGTGGCAGGACGTCGCGTCGCGCCCGATCCGCATCGAGACGTTCAGCGGCGACCACTTCTACCTGCGCCACCAATACCCGGCGGTGATCGCGCATCTGGTCGAACGGATCGACCATTCCCTTCGTTACGGAAAGGAGTACACATGA
- a CDS encoding LysR family transcriptional regulator, translating to MQGRKGANTLGLSLEIDLLRSFVVIAEVRALSRAAARVGRTQSALSQQMKRLEEAVDQPLFQRTGRGVVLTHPGERLLVHAQRILRLHDEAMADLCGTGLSGTIRFGCPDDYAEVWLPALLRQFSSQHPQAIVEVVCGPTPRLVEQLEKRAVDLAMISLPDDGANDDIIRREQLVWIGYPGLEPTHFDPLPLALSDRDTLDHIAACEALDRAGRDYRVAYASSSLAGLIALVRSGQAFAVMTQTAVPADLAIVTGDPRLPPLPAVGIALKFNRKRPSHLTAAFAEHIRLTLPLL from the coding sequence ATGCAAGGTAGAAAAGGGGCTAATACCTTGGGGCTTTCGCTCGAAATCGACCTGCTGCGCTCGTTCGTCGTGATCGCCGAGGTGCGCGCGCTCAGCCGCGCGGCCGCGCGCGTCGGCCGGACCCAGTCGGCGCTCAGCCAGCAGATGAAGCGGCTCGAGGAGGCCGTCGACCAGCCGCTGTTCCAGCGCACCGGGCGCGGCGTGGTGCTGACCCATCCGGGCGAGCGGCTGCTGGTGCATGCGCAGCGCATCCTGCGGCTGCACGACGAGGCGATGGCCGACCTGTGCGGCACGGGTTTGTCGGGGACGATCCGCTTCGGCTGCCCGGACGACTACGCGGAAGTCTGGCTGCCTGCGCTGCTGCGGCAGTTTTCGAGCCAGCATCCGCAGGCGATCGTCGAGGTCGTGTGCGGACCGACGCCGCGGCTCGTCGAGCAACTGGAGAAACGCGCGGTCGATCTGGCGATGATTTCATTGCCGGACGACGGCGCGAACGACGACATCATTCGCCGCGAGCAACTGGTCTGGATCGGCTATCCGGGGCTCGAACCCACGCATTTCGATCCGTTGCCACTGGCGCTGTCCGATCGCGACACGCTCGATCACATCGCGGCGTGCGAGGCGCTGGATCGGGCCGGCCGCGACTATCGGGTCGCGTATGCGAGCAGCAGCCTCGCGGGGCTGATCGCGCTGGTGCGTTCGGGGCAGGCGTTCGCGGTGATGACGCAGACGGCGGTGCCGGCCGACCTGGCGATCGTCACCGGCGATCCGCGCCTGCCGCCGTTGCCGGCGGTGGGCATTGCGCTGAAGTTCAATCGCAAGCGGCCGTCGCACCTGACGGCGGCGTTCGCCGAGCATATCCGGCTCACGCTGCCGCTGTTGTGA
- a CDS encoding (2,3-dihydroxybenzoyl)adenylate synthase has translation MQTSLPSVAPAFPADAPDWPDDFARRYRDAGYWQDTTFFDALDAQAQRDPDALAVVDGTCRLSYRDLLARIRQLAGGLARLGLTRGDAVVVHLPNGARFIETCFALFQLGVRPVLALPAHRHYEIGAFCRFAGARAYLGAAQLGEFDCRPLAVALQADCPTLEHIVMAGNEHAFTPLDALYDGPPLHECAARADDIACFQLSGGTTGTPKLIPRRHCEYLYNVRACSAASGFDADTVYLAALPMAHNFTLCCPGTIGALLAGGRVITTGRPEPEQSFALITQERVTHTALVPPLALLWLDEQPQRLADLSSLRVLQVGGARLMDHAATRVTPVLGCRLQQVFGMAEGLICCTRLDDSPERIAQTQGRPVSDGDEVRIVDDAGEPVAPGEIGELQVRGPYTIRGYYRLAEQNATAFTADGFYRSGDRVRRTADGDLVVEGRDKDQINRGGEKVSAEEVENLLLAHPQVHDAAVVAMPDPLLGERTCAFVVARAPAPSRLVLKRYLRDCGLAAFKIPDRIEFMPRFPETGIGKTSKKSLRDLLRRQLQAAAA, from the coding sequence ATGCAAACCTCCCTTCCCTCCGTGGCGCCTGCCTTCCCGGCCGACGCGCCCGACTGGCCCGACGACTTCGCACGCCGCTACCGCGACGCAGGCTATTGGCAAGACACGACTTTCTTCGATGCGCTCGACGCGCAGGCGCAACGCGATCCCGATGCGCTCGCCGTCGTCGACGGCACCTGCCGGCTCAGCTATCGCGACCTGCTGGCGCGCATCCGCCAACTGGCGGGCGGCCTCGCGCGTCTCGGCCTAACGCGCGGCGACGCGGTCGTCGTCCACCTGCCGAACGGCGCACGCTTCATCGAGACCTGCTTCGCGCTGTTCCAGCTCGGCGTGCGGCCGGTGCTCGCCCTTCCCGCTCACCGGCACTACGAGATCGGCGCGTTCTGCCGCTTCGCCGGTGCGCGTGCGTATCTTGGCGCGGCGCAACTCGGCGAATTCGACTGCCGGCCGCTCGCGGTCGCGTTGCAGGCCGATTGCCCGACGCTCGAGCACATCGTGATGGCCGGCAACGAGCACGCGTTCACGCCGCTCGATGCGCTGTACGATGGCCCGCCGCTGCACGAATGCGCCGCGCGCGCCGACGACATCGCATGCTTCCAGTTGTCGGGCGGCACCACCGGCACGCCGAAGCTGATCCCGCGCCGCCATTGCGAATACCTGTACAACGTGCGCGCGTGCAGCGCCGCGAGCGGCTTCGACGCCGACACCGTATATCTCGCCGCGCTGCCGATGGCGCACAACTTCACGCTGTGCTGCCCCGGCACGATCGGCGCGCTGCTCGCGGGCGGCCGCGTCATCACGACCGGGCGGCCCGAGCCCGAACAGAGCTTCGCGCTGATCACGCAGGAGCGCGTCACGCATACCGCGCTCGTGCCGCCGCTCGCGCTGCTGTGGCTCGATGAACAGCCGCAACGGCTGGCCGACCTGTCGAGCCTGCGCGTGCTGCAGGTCGGCGGCGCGCGACTGATGGACCACGCGGCCACACGCGTGACGCCCGTGCTCGGCTGCCGGCTGCAGCAGGTGTTCGGCATGGCCGAAGGGCTCATCTGCTGCACGCGGCTCGACGATTCGCCTGAACGGATTGCGCAGACACAAGGCCGCCCAGTGTCGGACGGCGACGAAGTACGCATCGTCGACGATGCCGGCGAACCGGTCGCACCCGGCGAAATCGGCGAACTGCAGGTGCGCGGCCCGTACACGATCCGCGGCTACTACCGGCTCGCCGAGCAGAACGCGACCGCGTTCACGGCCGACGGCTTCTATCGCAGCGGCGACCGCGTGCGGCGCACCGCGGATGGCGACCTCGTCGTCGAAGGCCGCGACAAGGACCAGATCAATCGTGGCGGCGAGAAGGTCTCCGCCGAGGAAGTGGAGAACCTGTTGCTCGCGCATCCGCAAGTGCACGACGCGGCGGTGGTCGCGATGCCCGACCCGCTGCTCGGCGAGCGCACGTGCGCGTTCGTCGTCGCCCGCGCACCCGCGCCGTCCCGGCTGGTGCTGAAACGCTACCTGCGCGACTGCGGGCTCGCGGCGTTCAAGATTCCCGATCGCATCGAGTTCATGCCGCGCTTCCCGGAAACCGGCATCGGCAAGACCAGCAAGAAATCGCTGCGCGACCTGCTGCGCCGCCAGTTGCAGGCAGCGGCCGCATGA